In Capsicum annuum cultivar UCD-10X-F1 chromosome 8, UCD10Xv1.1, whole genome shotgun sequence, the genomic window actagatgagaatacactgggtatgttgttgtcatTGTTGTTGCTTAATACTTTATTTATGTAAAAATTATCTGATACATTGTATTAAAAGCTAAATATCTTATGATACATAACTTTATATGCAAATACAATAGTATTATATCTACTATTGTATTGTTAATTTAAGTTTCTGatacattaaattattttggttgaGATACATCACTGTAATTAAGTTTGCATTatgacttattttttaaaatatttgatagtATAATTTACATTAAGTTATAAAACTACAATTAGCTTGTATGATACATTGCTGAAGAATAAAATATCTTTTGATGCATAATAGTCTTAACAGATGGacgaaaattaatttataaaaattgtaataaaaacaatcaaaagttTTGCTCCCTTGGTGACTCAAACTCACAACCTCAGGGTTAGAAGTGAGACACTTACCATCCGAGAAACTCCCTCGTCTAGTTTTGGTATGTCCACTGATCATTATCACTGTATCATACAATTACACTGTATTTGCAGGTTGAGTACTTGAACATTGAATAAACCCATCGTGCTGAGGCTTTCAAGCCCAACCAATAGCAAGAACTAGACGGACAAACTTGTGTTCTATTCATTTAAACTCAGCACTAAAATTTGGACCAGAGCTTTATGTTTGAGTTCCAATGCAAAAATAAAACGTTAAAAAAGTTCATACCACCTTTCTGATATTGTATCTTGTTTTGCACACTTAGTTCTTTTCCGTCCAAATGAAAATGAAGACGACGACACAAGTACCTCTAAAATACATCACCTGTTTCATAGACATAAGGAAAGCCTCTTGATTTGTTTAAGTTCAGTTCTGCTTCAGCAAATTCAACAAACTAGTCTCTTGACAGAACATGAACAAAATTACAATGACTTCTTTGTCTCATACACTTTTAAAGAGGAGAAATACAGAGATGAAAAGATGTTCTTGAGCTAAATACAGGTAAAGCCTTGTTGAAGCGAAAATGACCATCATGGAGTAGTATGAAGATTGTTTTCAAAACTTGATTAGACAAAATAAAAAGAGGAGCAGAAAAACTATGGCTCTAATCACACGGTACCTCTGACTCCAGGTTACAGAATTCCATCATCTCTGCAGCAAGTATAGGATTATAAACAAATGCAAGGTTGTTTTATTATAAGAGCCATGATGGTGCCCCATTCGAACTTCAACACCAAAGGCAGGCTTCATCATCAAGTTCATGACATATAGATGtctgaaattcatgaaaatttagcaaataagCTAGCATTTTACACAGCTAAGGACAAGGAGAGTGAGAGTCGGAATACCAACTAAATATATACCTGAAATGCTCTATATCAGATTCGAGCTTTCAGGCACTTGAGCTCCTATTAAAACTTACGCACATAAATATCCAGGCTTTGCGCAaaggaattgaagaaataaaatacgGATAAGAGTgcaataaaacaataaaacattAGAATATAACTTTTATGTCCTATTAGAAAGGAATGAGAGAAACACTTTACATTTGCTTAATAATGAACTGTTGCTGGCTTAGTAAATGTCCTATTATtcaagataaagaaaaattaaaaaggataaccAAGTTTTGATAGGCATCGTTTGAATATAACTTTTATGCCCCATTAGAAAGGAATGAGAGAAACACTTTACATTTGCTCAATTATGAACTGTTGCTGGCTTAGTAAATGTCCTATTATTCAAGATAAAGAAAACTTAAGAAGGATAACCAAGTTTAGATAGGCATCTTTTAGAAACATCCAATGCTGCTTTATACTTCATAGTCACCTAGAGATGGATAGATTACTGGTATAAAGGGTTCAAGTGAAGTCAACATCAGGACGTAGACCTTGACTTCTTCTGCACTTCTCCCGCATACCatccctattttttttttcaaaaaaaaaaagagaaagaatagCTTTACAAATTCCAGGCCTGTAAATGGAAAGTAGCACCAGCTTATGATGCAAcctaaaagaaggaaaatcaaTTTTATTGGAGAAAACTCTCCTACCAGTTCACTTGGAAGAAATCCTGCTTAAGAAATTGAGTTTGCTGCTTGAAGCACCAGCTTTTGCACTGTGTGCATGACCTACATTTCCAACTTCAAAAGAATCTTCATGTTTCGGGAAGCTTCTCTTGAAGGCATCAGCCAATGACGTAGAGGGAACAGAAGCATCAGTTATTATCtgtaaaaaattagaaaaatagagCAATTGTTTATAACACACATATACAACAAACAAGACTAGTAAATGAAACATGGAAAAAtgtttttttatgttaaaatgcCACtcaatattgaataatgatgtaactaaaatggaatagaaaaaaatcaacaacacTCCAGCCTACATTGAACTTACATTTTTGCCAGTATGATTATCAGGTTTTAGATTGGTTGCTGATCCATCACCATGTACAAAATTACCTGATACCTTCTGTTTTGTAGCTTCAGCTAAAAGTGTGGCAGTATTACCTCCTACATGAAGATACAAAGCCAGTTAATATCAGTACTCagacaaaattataatttgagaTTCACCACACTACATCGCAGATATTAAAGGGAATCGATGATTGCCAGGACTTAAACAAGGTCAAGGTAACTAAATGGGGAAAAACAAGCCATACTTGAGGAAAGTTCATAAGTTTATTAATTAAAAGAGCTAGATCCCAAGGTTTTAATCTAATGAAATGGAGTCATCCAGAAAAGTCAAAAGTCAAACTCCCCTGCAGATTGTAAAAACAGTAATTATTTTACACACATCTCATAAGTTCTGTGTATGCTGCAGCTCCGAAATTGACAGAACCCCATACTACATATTGCTCGCTACTCGACAGAAATGGTCGTCATACTTGGAGATCAGAATTAGCATGTAAAAGAGCTTATATGCAACTGGAAGACAAGTTACCTTGCTTATTTAAAACTTTTGGCAATGCCCCAGTACCCATCGTTACAGAAAGTGGATGCAGACTCTGCAATTTCCAGTGGCAgagaaaataatatcaaaatgggttgaaaaaattgaatttactttataaatatgataaacaacACCAGATGTCTTCATACACGACAAAATATTTAAAGCAGAGGAAAACAACACTTCCACCGAAAAATGAAGTGATGAAAGTACTAACAGGTAGTTCTAGCTGCGACTTTGACCTCTGTGTCTGCTGATATTTCAAGATGGTCCAGTCAAACATATAATCCATTTTATACCCTGATGGGACGGAAACAGAAACAAAAAAAACTTGAATGAAATAACTGCTAAATCCTGCAAGAATGCACGTATGTTGGAATTCTGCCATAGAAAGACCAAGCCTATTTGCAAGAAACATATAAAAGTACTGAACTTGCACAACAAAACAATCAGAGAACTCATCTTTCTGGATAGAGAATCTAATTAGTCTAGCGAGCATAGGTTTACCCTCTACAGTAGTAGTTATGGACACAAAATACTTGATGCTTTTGATGCTCCTAATCTTACATGTTCATGATTACAATATTATGTTTTTCAGacttctttgttttttgttctCATATGAGACACAAAAAGATCCTATCCAGGAGTCAGAGTACAGTAAGAAATGCAGCACAgcatatatttcatttttattgtgcTAGAACCTGAATTAAAAATCCATACCTTCACGTGTAAATAAGTCACGAAACAAGCGTTTCAGGAATCCATAATCAGGGCGCTGGTCAAATGTTAAAGAGTGACAATAATGCAAGTATGAAGCAAACTCCACTGGAAGAGATTTGCATAAAACCTATAGCGAGAAAATTGAATGTCAGTTGACTTACCATTAAACTAAATGAAACAAAACGCCGTGAATGTATTAACCTAATAAAGTTTTAATTATCGCACCCATTACCACTAAAATAGTTTGAGATACATCATCACTTATTTTTCTGGTTATGCAAACATAGAGCCCAAGCATGGAACAGGCCAGCTGATGCTCAAAGAAGCTTTAGATTTCAAATAGCCAACTATAGGTCATTTCCAAATTCTCATAGTGGATGAGAATTAATACAAAGTTACAGTACAATCTATTTAGGCCCCCTTCTAGTCTGATCTATAAAAGATGTACCAACTTAAAGCAAAAGAACAAGAATCTACTCATACGCCCCCAAAGGGGTCGTCTAGAGGTCAAAGAGCTGAAGCAGCAATCTTGGCAAGTGGCAACTAAGATTTAGATCCAAGTGAAGCTGACATCAATTCTTCCCATCTACTTGAATCTTGATATGCAAGATGCTCGGTACCTATACTGGAGCGACGTAGTAGGCACTTGGCGAATCAGCACAGGATCACGTAAGTTAGCCCAGACACcatctttatattatatatacacacaaattaAAAAACAAAGGAATATAGCCATCCATTTTTCTAAAACAGACCTCAATTGTTGTTGACACTTTTTTCTCACGGATCTTGTCATATTTTTGCTTTTTTGTATCAGCTTTTAGACCCTGCCATGGAAGGCTACATAAGAAAGTTAACCAATTAATTCGgtcaatataaaagaaaaaggaacaaaaaccaaaccaaataaaaatcaacaataGTAAATAAGAAATAGCGACAGAGTAGAGGAGAAGTGGCCACACCTGCCTCTCAAGAAATATAAAAGAACATAGCCAAGAGATTCCAGATCATCCCTCCGGCTTTGCTCTAGAGATTTTGATAAGAGGATATTTTAGTACAATGTCCAGTCTCAGATATAAGAACCCAACATATAGTATAATTTTACCTATTCCCAAATGTGTATTGCAACTAGCATACCTTGCTGTCCCTGTCAAGTTCTTGTTCTCTCTGTAACACAGCATAGGAGGCAGAAAGAATAACTTAGCACCAAGAATTGGCACGAACCACTGTTCAAGTAATTGGAAAGAACAAAAACATTTTACATTGGTCATTGGGGAAGAAACAAAAAAACAGCAAAAGGCATTTCTTTCATAGGTTTTAGGTGAAGCCTAGTGggatttttcaataaattaatagGATACGCCTTTTTCAGTTTTGACAAATTTCAAGCAATACAAATATTTGCAATCATCAACTCCTTAATGATAGCAAAGGACAAAGTATCATATAAACAGAAATGATAACAACAAATAAAATTCAAGTGTAGTGACTGAATTTTCACTTAAACTGAAGTTCTGTCACTGCAAAAGTAGGGAAAAAGGGAATATACTGaacatcaaaagtcatatgcttCCAGAAGGAAGTTTCATAAAACCAAATATAGGCACACCTGTAAGGAATATGACGGTTTGAGATAGGGTCACGATATCTTTTTGCAAGTCCAAAATCAATAACGTAGACCTGTTTTGTCAATAGggaaaacaagaataaaaaagcaAAGGTAAACAAAACAACACAGGAAAAATAATGATTGGTTAAATGACATGACCGTGAAGCTAATGCAGCTTCTGATCCtcaaccccaccccaccctacTAGGCTAATAGGCTTTGATCTAGGGATAAGAGTTTGGCACATGATGTGTGGTTTGGGCCGCACGCCACAGGTCGAATCCTACCGCAAACAAAAGCCCAGTAGTTAAGTGGAAAAGGGTAGAGAGGCAGGCCAGTAATCCCCCAAGTTTCGAACCGTGTGCCACTGGTCCAAAGGATTTCTCTCTTATAAGAAAATGACTAAAAAGCTTATATCTGAAAAGGTCATAACCTGATTTGCCTTCCTGCCAAGACCCATGAGAAAGTTATCTGGTTTTATGTCTCTATGTAGAAATCCTTTTGTATGCAAATACTCTATTCTCGCAATCTGCTTTTGTCACAGAAAAGGATCCCCAGTACAGTTATGAGCATAATTCCATGATACATGTCATGGGATAAAGACAGTAATGTTAAGGGAATTAATAACAAACATGTTTGATATCACATAATTTCTGCAACATACTCATCTAGAGACAGCCGAGTACATGTCAAACTTGCACACACAACACAAGcgtaaataactaaataaagccAAAGGTAATATAAAGGCCAAAGCGAGGCAATCCCCCATACCAAACTACTGAAAGCAATACACAAAACATGCATTACTTTACTCAAAAGAAACAGAGGTATGTAATATTCTGATTACCATCTGATCAGCCAACATTAGGACTGTTTTCAGCGAGAATTTCCTCCCACAGTGTACAACGAGGTCTTCAAGACTGGGACCAAGCAAGTCAATAATGAGGACGCTGTCATTCCCATCAACTCCACGCCATTTTATGTTAGGAATACCAtctgaaatcaaaatcaacaagTGATAATGAATATTCCTTCCGTTTCAATTTACCTGGCAACGTTTGAATAGGCGcgaaatttcaaaaagaaaaggaagactTTTGAAACATGTGGTCATAAACATGCCATAACATTTGTGTGGTTATAAGACTGTTGAAACTTGTTGTCTTAACCATGTCATGACAGTTGTGTGGCCGCCATAAGACCTTCACATTTAGGGTTAAATGGGAAATTAAGTTAAATTATTTCCAAATTTAGGAAGGTGTTATTTTTTAGGAAGggattaaaaaggaaattttggCACATAAAGTAATCAAGGAAGACATACTTCCTCCCTGAAGTATAGTGTACAGCTTTGCCTCATAAAGCAACTGAGGGTGTCTTGTCTGCCTATTTTCCTGTAACCACAAAGAATAGAGTCAAATGACTGATTCCGTCTGTCTAGCAACCGCAATTaacattttttcttttgatacCCAACCACAACTGAGTTTTCTAATTCAAACACTGCTTAAAACTAGATATCTTCACATATGTATGGATATTTGGGCATTTTATCAGTAATACTTTTTCTATAGCTGTGATGTCGAGGCCAGCTAACGCAACTTGATGCATTTTACCAGTAATACAGTAAGTAatgtttgaaaaaatacataACTAAGGAAGATTATTTGCTTGGACTAATCCAGGAAATACATCATGCTATAGAAATGGAAAAGGTAGGATAAATTATGGGATCAAATTAATCTACAAACTACATTGGGTTGATCAGTATCACGTGCTTTCAGATGGAGGAGCCAGCAGATCAACAATAATCTTTAGGAAGACTTAAATTCACGTGCATACATATTGATGACAAAAAGAGTAGTTAATTATGTAACCAACTCAAAGCAGCAACAGGCAAATGAACATAACAAATTTTGTCTCAGAAAGGAACCCCATGATATCGGAACTTGGGAGCAAATTTGGACTAGAGGAGTATACCACATCTGTTCAAACAGCTAAGTACACAAACAAGGATGATGATGAAAGATTTGCTCAAGAGGAGAATGATTTATGAAagcaaaaagataaaagaaaatgatgatgaaaTATTTCTCATTCATAGAAAAAGGGATAAGAGAGACTTGGAATGGAGGAAGTTGATTATTTCCACTTTCAGTGGGGGATGGTGAATTCGAAGGATGGCCATCTACTAGATGGCACTACTACAGAAACGGATATGAATGTTTCCAAAAGAGGAAAACACTTTATTCAAGGATGATAATAGTACCAAATATGGATTACTAGATGATGCATGATTGGCAGAGGGGGAATTTCTTATTGAGTGATCAAGTGAGAGAATTATAAAGGGAATGGAAAACCTCTAGTTCCCGAGATGCATTAATTATAATGAGGATAATGATACTAGAGTATGGTTCAAACGAATACCATTGGAGAATGCTATCCACAGGTAAATGGTTTGGCAATTCTTCGGAGAATGTCATAGAAATTACAGCAAACGATTACTTGAATTCTGAGGATCGATGGACCGCGTGCTATAAGTTTTAGGACGACATCTAAGGTTGGGAATGCGACGAAGTCCAGAAATTTCTTATGTGTGATTATTCACCAACTCTGCCAGTACAAGTTTGATCACAATGTCGGTGCAAGGTGCCAAACCCAGATAAAAAATGAAGATTGTGGTAGCCGGTAGACTAGCAGCCAGCATAAAACTAGTTGATccatgatgaattttcatgatacATATTTCATTAGGACGTGCTCACCCTGGCAATGTATTCCATCGGCTCACATATGTGATAAAAAATAAGACGATGTGAGGGAGTATGCGCTATGGTTCCCACATCATAGATGAGTATGGATAAAGAAGCTAGTCCTGCCACATCAGCGCCGGATGTGTTGCAGGGACGGATGCATTTCTTGAACCCCTTTCAAACTGATGTCAAGTCAAGGTATTGTAGAAAAAGAATTCAACAAAATCAGATCCATATATCATAATCGATTAGTCAAACCGTATTCAGAAAAATAATTAGCATATAAAGTTATTTATTGGGCCGTGAAAAGAGATTCAACAGAAGACAGAAATAAGTGGGTAAAGAAGCTAGTCCTGCCCTGTCAGCGGCCCAATTTTGTGCAAACTAGAAGCATTACCATATTATGGACAAATGAGGGCAACGAGACTAGTTCAATGGAGTCGGATTCATCTAAGTAGCTGGAACATAGGCTCTTTGACCGAAAAGTCAATGGAATCCGTACTTCAGTAGATATCTTAAAAAGGAGGAAAGATAATGCTACATGGGGGAGGAAGAGATGAGATTATACTTAAGTAGCAGATACAAAATCATTTACAATTTAACCAAATTGGTTGGAGTTGGCACGAGAGAGGCgtaagaagaaaagagaaaaatccaGGAATACCAACACAGTGAGTGATATGGGATGTCAAGTTATTGAGAGAAATTATAGGATGTCATTTAACGGTGGGCGAATTAAGAAAGAGAATGAAGGTTttctaaaattgttttttttttttgggtaatcaTGGTGTTGGGGCCAGCTTTCGCGCACCTCCaataattccacgggatacctgccaccttcCACCAGCAAAGCACCAAGTACTAGGTAAttctatccaccaaggctagaacagattgACACATTTTCTCACTTCGTATAAATTTTTGACATCAAGTTGGTGCTTTTAATGAAAATCTAAATGTTCAAAACATTACACTAACAATGAAGTGGAACATCTTAGGTTTGAAGCCCGGGCATATAGAATACTTCTTTTTTTCAATTGGCACATATCGAACTTCTTGTTCTGGACAAATATtcatcattttgaattcttaaccTAAATGCCCCTGGTTCACATTAATATCTACCCAATTACAACACCTCAAGCTAATCAAACTGACGTGCATATATGTCCCTAAACATGATGGGAGACTTATAATGTTCAAACTTGTCTAAATGATTAACATAGCtatatcattttccttttttctttttttttttataaccctAGTGTCTGGGCCAGCTTGCGCGGCACCTCGACTTCTTATACCAATTATTAAAGAAAGATAAATCTAGACAAGAAAGCTTACAATTTTAACAGCAACAATCTCAAAAGTTTCAATGTGGGTAGCtgaaaaattagcagaaaacACATAAAAGAACAAtcagattttttaaaatataacaacccaaaatatcaaaaatgacCCCCCGAAAAAACAGAAAAGGAACATACCTAGATATATAACACCAAAAGATCCGCTGCCAATCTTCTTACCCAACTTATACTTCTCTCCAATTATTCTCTCcatatagatataaattttatttatacccCCAAGTCCAGTTCTTGATTCGATCAAAtccaaaaacaagaaaaagaaacaaagtgtttttttattttttgtataaaatgAACAAGTTGGAGAGAAGAAttaaagaaagacaaagaattaCCACTCCTCTAAACTCTTTTGACTTTTCTCTCCTAGGACGGGATTTTGTTCCACAACTTtgggtgagttttttttttttttttttttttaggcaAATGGTCTTTGAATTGAAGAGTTCGTATTGTTTCATCCTTTGTACGAAGTATACTGGGCAAATATAGT contains:
- the LOC107839023 gene encoding casein kinase 1-like protein 3 isoform X2, which produces MERIIGEKYKLGKKIGSGSFGVIYLATHIETFEIVAVKIENRQTRHPQLLYEAKLYTILQGGNGIPNIKWRGVDGNDSVLIIDLLGPSLEDLVVHCGRKFSLKTVLMLADQMVYVIDFGLAKRYRDPISNRHIPYRENKNLTGTARYASCNTHLGIEQSRRDDLESLGYVLLYFLRGSLPWQGLKADTKKQKYDKIREKKVSTTIEVLCKSLPVEFASYLHYCHSLTFDQRPDYGFLKRLFRDLFTREGYKMDYMFDWTILKYQQTQRSKSQLELPSLHPLSVTMGTGALPKVLNKQGGNTATLLAEATKQKVSGNFVHGDGSATNLKPDNHTGKNIITDASVPSTSLADAFKRSFPKHEDSFEVGNVGHAHSAKAGASSSKLNFLSRISSK
- the LOC107839023 gene encoding casein kinase 1-like protein 3 isoform X1 is translated as MERIIGEKYKLGKKIGSGSFGVIYLATHIETFEIVAVKIENRQTRHPQLLYEAKLYTILQGGNGIPNIKWRGVDGNDSVLIIDLLGPSLEDLVVHCGRKFSLKTVLMLADQMIARIEYLHTKGFLHRDIKPDNFLMGLGRKANQVYVIDFGLAKRYRDPISNRHIPYRENKNLTGTARYASCNTHLGIEQSRRDDLESLGYVLLYFLRGSLPWQGLKADTKKQKYDKIREKKVSTTIEVLCKSLPVEFASYLHYCHSLTFDQRPDYGFLKRLFRDLFTREGYKMDYMFDWTILKYQQTQRSKSQLELPSLHPLSVTMGTGALPKVLNKQGGNTATLLAEATKQKVSGNFVHGDGSATNLKPDNHTGKNIITDASVPSTSLADAFKRSFPKHEDSFEVGNVGHAHSAKAGASSSKLNFLSRISSK